CACTCATGTGATAAAGCATCGCACAGGCAGCCTCCTACACATGAGAGGGAGCCTTGACTAAAcctccacacacccacactctaTACCACCATCCATCCCCACCTCCACCAATGCAATACCCTTTTCCCTACCTGCCTGTCTtctaaaataacttttttttttacaactgcTCATGACTGCAATCCAATCACTCATGTCTACACTTGGTTGATACTGACAGATTAATGCAGGCAAAACATACCGACATAGACTCGGGTGCATCTGGGAAAACAAACAAGGATTGATatcaaaaagataaaaacaacgGTGCAAGGTAAGCCATCCTGTCAACTCTcttcagagataaaaaaaagtaaaatatggaTTGAGTTGAGGGGATGGGGCGTGCACCACCTTTCTCAAGTTGTTTAGTCCATACTACCCTCTAGTGGTGAACTGACATCCCCTTATACAGCATTTCCCACTGTTGACTTGTCCCATTTACTCCAACTATAAGGCTTTAAAGGTGTCACTAAACACAGAACAGTAGTTGTCCTTTGATGCTTCGAAATTGCTGCATGCTGTACATCTACAAGTAGGGACATCTGGCAAATTTAAGAAATAATCAATAAGTAGGAATATCATTACTCCATAACAATCCCAGAAGCAATATATAGGTGCATATGACTTAAtgtctgtcaaaaaaaaaaaaagagcaaaaattaGTGCAGCTCCGGTCATCAGGAGAGAAACAATGTGCATGCCAGAGGATGATTTATATTCAATTAAATCCAAGTGAGCAAACCTCATAGGACCAAGGGCCAAGTGCCCAAACTGATTAGTGACTGGATAGAGCCCTGCAGAGTCCAGGAGAGGTTGGAAAAAGCTGGCGTAAAGGGTTGAAACTTGCAGCAAACTTTATCCCCTGTGTCACGCAGGATTGTGCTGCACCTTTGGACTTTACTGACAGGTCACAAGACACAACTACCCCGTGCGACCTCTTTAAAGACCCCCCGCAATCTTGAGAGAGCAGGAACTGCATGGGAGCTGTCAGACAGGTTTAACCGATTCCGGGATACAAACCAAGGCAATTCAACTAGCGTGGCGCTACTTAGTGGAATAAAGTGCTTTCCTGCCAAATGTGAACTCAAAGGGGATCAGATTTTAGATTTCAGTgacacatttttgttattttgccACTGTGAAATTATATTAATGCTGCAGGAATTTCACAGAAGTTACTCTTCTTGCCCTTGTTCATTAAAGCCTGCTAAAGCACTGCAACATTCAACAAGATTGGAAATCAACAGTCATGCAAGAAATCTTTCAAAAATCTTTTATCTTTCACCAGTCTGTACAATTCAgcacacattaaaacaacattaaatacAAAACAGTAAATATCCCTTGGTCCCCATTATTCTCATAGTGCATTCAGCTAGCACCTTTCAACAGTCATTCCAGTCCTTACTGACATCGTCCAACAATCCTTTAAACATTCATCAGAAGGAATCTGCACCCCCCGCCCCCAAATTCAGGATTAGTATAGGAAAGACATGGATTCCTAATTCCTCCCAGTAAAGCCCATGTACGGAAATAATATCAGCGCTCAGTCAGTCTTCTCTCTGTTCATTCTGCGGGCCTTTCGCTTGAGCTGGAGTGTCTTCAGCTCAGTCATGGTGGAAAAGGTCCTGTACACCCACACCATCTGTCAAAGTGTAACACAGACACATGAAAAGGTGTTTTCTATGAGATACACACAAAATAGTAACACACTTAGTGTGACAAGCTTGAGAATAAGCAGTAAAACCTACCACAATGATAACTGTGTTGAGCAGAAGAGGGATGGAGTAGACCAAAGATATAAACATGCCCTTGGAATCAAAGTACTGGAAATTAGAAAAGGACCTGCGGTAGATAATAAAGGTTGAGGTCAACATTTGGTTGGTAATTGCTGCAGGTGCCTTGTTTCTCTGCATAAACAACACAGCTCCTACAACACACATGATGGTATTAAAATCTTCTTGTACTActgccaaacatcagccttACCTCCAGTTCATGGCTGCCAGCTCATTTACATATTCAGCAGTATACACCAAGCCAACTGTGGAGAGAGGTAATGGCAGTCTATGAGAAGTCTGATCACATGCACTCCAATAATAATACAGTTTGTAGGCTGGATACTCAACTCTTCTGACATTTCTTTACATTGTCATACCCTGGAATTGGGTTGTTGGGTTCCAATACTGACATAGCCAGTTATGTTTTTTTACTAATGCATATGTCAGTCGATGAGTAgcatttcattgtgtttgttttgtgtgtaagatgtccagctcagtgtgtgtgtcttagtaaACATTCTTAAAGAGCTGTGACAATTGGTTGTaataatcattagctgcagtCCTAAATTCTTGACAGACAAACTTAAAAGGATGCCTTTCAAAATTGCCTTACTATTTTAagtgttcaaaaaaaaaaagaatgctgTCCAATATATTGTTATCTaaatttttcaattttcaaataTCAATACTGGTAGCAGATTCAGGAACACAATATCTACGatggagtattagggccagaCTAAGAGAACAAATGTTTGTTATTAATTAagagaataaagttataatatttggtctacgagaataaagtcgtattattacaagaataaagtcgtaatattactagaataaagtcgtaatattactAGAATAAAGTAGTAATTTTATGAGAACTCTTAGAAGAAAGAGCAGTCTTCCCCTGCATTAAAATGAGGAACGTTGAGTATCTTGTGAAGTTATACTTTGGTATCGGTTTCACAAATAAGGAAATACTTCATCTTTTGGCACATCAGCATCAAATTATTATCAGTATCAGGACTTTGAAACGATTGTGCAAACGACTGTGTCTATTTTGAAGAAAGAACCACAACAGACTTGGAAGAAATTGCTTCTTTTGTGGAAGAGGAGGTGCTGACTGACTGCAAGACATCAgctaagtgttattttaataagcTCCTgatgtacttacaaactttccaatgcatcgatttatgagtaaagaccctatttgtcaACTTGAATCAACTGAGGTGTGGCTCTGCTGTtaatactgctgctgtttttgtttatatCGTATTAAATTTAACCTCTTTCTCATTATCTGACAAACACTGACATGAATCCTGCTGTCTGTTTCAATCTGTAGGGAAAAATATAAAgctgataaatattaaagtaaatCTACATATGATGATCAAATAAGTAGAGCAGAGTGAAAAACTATGAATCGATTGCTGCTTATCACTATTAATGACATGAGAGTTGATATTCCCTGCTTAAGTAAAGGGATTTTTGATTACACACAAGAAAATGTTCTTCAGGAAATTGCTAAATATTATAGGTGACAAACAGAGTGGGAAAGTACCCACCAGGGTTTATCTGCTCCACTGACATTTTAACAGTTCTTTACTTGAATTGTCTTGAATGAACTCAAAAGTTCATCATGTAGTGAGAAATactgtgttttatgtttgtacAGACAATGTttagaaggaaaggaaatgggAAGGAAACTGCAGTCAGTACACAGTAAAGACGTGTGTCAATGCAGACTGAATAATCTGATTTATTCAGgccatgatttaaaaaaaagtttcaagaCCAATAACAATTCTGGCTGCTATTAAAGTGAGTGTTAACTAAATGTAGTAGTTGTTGCAGGATATCTGTATTATCCACTCACCCATGAGCAGGAAGTGGCAGATCTGAGCTCTGTAATACCTGCAGGTCACTACAGTCAAACTCAGACACACAACGTGAAACACCAACAAACCGATGATCCAAGGCTCCGACCACTGCACCTAcaaacagtaacaaacacatcATGAGCATCTGCTGACAGACGTGTTAGATAACCTGATAGATAACCAGATAACTATTAGCTGATGTTATTTCGCTAAACTCCTAGCTTACTAACTAGCATCAAGAATCGGGGATTAAAATTAAACTTACAGACATAAGAAAAGTCCATATTGATGTAATTCTTAAATTACTGTAGCCATCAATTGGGATGGAGCTAATATTTTCCGCTTTTTGATCCGTCATTTTCACAAAACTGGCTACTGACTGTAGCTTGTTAGCTTTAGATTTAGTTGGTGTCTCATGTAAACAAGAAGACCGAACGTTCACACCCGTATTCCACGAAGGCCCGCCCTACTATACCTCTTATTGGCTAGGACTCTTACCTCCATTGGTTGGTTTAGGGGTGAGGACTAGGATTGGTTATAGTTAGTGGATAAGAGCCAATCAGAGGTTGAGAAGGGCGGGTCTTCGCAGAATGCAGGTGGAAAAAAACGCGATTGCGGAAGGAGCAAAGCTCTCGCCGTAGGTGACGTCACAGACGCGATTTGTGTATTTcggacatttttttaaacactattTTTACAATTCGtatttataattacatttttgaaacATGTAGAATTGCCTCAATTTAAGTTTGATGTGTTATTCTActgtattattagtattattgcCCATGTCCCTCCTGTTTTATATTTCCtgctaaaaggaaaaaaaaaaaaaaaatccatttgcAATGTTTgataaagtctttaaaaagggatttttaaagatgtatttttttcctAGTGAATGGAAAGAGCTTTCTGCATCATCCTTTCACtgaatgtttatttatgtagttATAATTTAATTCCCTGgcactttgttttctctttttgttcatatatgtacatatacaaATAtgcaatatacaatatataaaccTTGTGTATTTGAATTTCTGTCACTGAGTAAAGGCTGACTGTATTTCACAAACACACgacaaataatagaaaataaataaaaaaaaaacaaatgggtTTGGTGCACATTTTATTACACTACAACTTACACATATCATGACTTGCAAAACCTTCACAGCTGAACAAGCTTTCATGTCTATAGACATGCTCAGGTTTGCTTTACCTTCAAAAGTCACAATGTTATTTATGCCTCAGACTGTGAATCCTCTTAATCTTTCACCTCACTGTGATTTAGCCTCTTAATCATCATTGCCTTGAAGGATCCATGTCTGTTGCTGATCTTACTACAAAGCACAGGCAATTTGAGAAATACTCTTGAGATCTGTGGTCCAGTTGCTCCACTCTGGGATGAAGGGCTGGCCTGGTTTCTCATGGCACGAATCACAGTTCCTGTCTCCCTCTAATAGCCTTGATTTACACATCTTTTCACTTGCCTGTTATGTCTTTCCTGCCTATAAATCCCTTTGAGAGGCATCTGCCCTTATTCACCTCATCTATAGCTACAGTAAATATTCCTGTCATGCATGTCCTTCAGTAGGACCACATTCCCACATTCCTCTtctacacacatgcaaacaccaGCTTGATGtttgatataaaacatttgCCAAGGCACGTCATATTTCCAGTGTCTCCTCATTAGGGATTAATAAATGCACGAGCAATACACAATTCAGGTTAAAGGAGATCATTCACTGTTCTACTCAAAAAACTAATTTTATGATCCTCACTCTGTACAGTTTCTGCAACATCATTAgtgtcaaaatgtgaaaaaaagtgtttcaatcaatcaactatttaaaaaatacatatgttAAGTCACCAAAAGTACAATTTACAACAATATGGATCAATTTTTGGGTACAGTTtggaaacaaatataaaaacaaagtcaaaTACGTAAACAATATAAACATGCCAAACAGCCTTTGGTCAGTATTCACAGAGTATTACAGTTTGGAGGAGGAGCATGTGTGTCAGTTCAGGTCCGGTTTCTCCCTGGGTGAAAGTCAGGGACAAAGGTAGCTGCCACTGTGATCGGAGTAGAGTAGCCGAGGGCAAAATTGTACAGACCAAGCATTAGACACTTCCAAGTGGAGCGCAGAGCCTTCCCAACATTCTGAAAGACAATTATACAACCACagattaatcatttattctgttaATGTAAAAATTCACATTCTTAGTCATCTGCTTGGTTACTTAGAAGAGGATGAGAAGGGAAATGGACATGGATCAAGGCTGAGTCACTTCGTCTTATCTGAATCATTTCATTATAATAATTCACATTCCTTGGTTATTCAGTAATTTTGGCAGAATCAGGTTCAAAAAAATGATGGGTTTAAGGATGGGGACAGGGCACTGTTTAAAGAAAGGCACATGTGGCGTTTTGGAACAATAGCACAGCAGGGGAAGAAGCACAGTCTGTTTTTACTCCTTAAATATACACAAGGAATCCCGTGAACACTATTGTCTCCTGAGTTCTGTGAAAAGGAAAGGGCTGACCGGCAGAAGcggagacaggaagtcagatgtttttgcaaaaagaaaaaagaaaaaaaaaatccaacttcCTCAATTCAACATGCACAACCATATCAACTATTTGAACTGACTATTATACATGAATCTATGTGAAGTCAAATATCAAACAaatttaatatgaagcagtaaatAGAATGATAGCAACTTAATAACCTTTGACAGACTTATGTGGGCTATGATGACTGATAAGGGTGTGTTACTCCTCAGTGTAAACACATGTGCCTGGTCACTGATTATCTTGATGGTAATAATACTTCCTTATCAATCACATGTGAGAGTGGGTCATAAAGACATTGACCCAGTAAATACATACCTAATGTTGAAGACACAACAACTTCTTTATGCAAGTGGACAACACTATAGAGCAGCATGTCCTGACCTctacactttattttatagttaTTGGGAACACTGGGGATGATCAAGCACTCACAACACACAACATGGACCATCAAAACACCTGACACATGCAAATGATATAATTCAGGATGATTTATAGAGAATTACACTTATCTtgattgtttggtttgtttcatGTGAGTTTGGATGTTTGGACTTGTTTTTCAGATTTTCTAGAATTACTACTCAGATCAGTTGAATGAGGCTGATTGATTGATGccaaattgaaaaaatgaacaACTTTTAACTTACCCAAATTGAATCtacaagaaaagacaaaaagtttGATCTGATCAAATAGGTTACaagacacacactgtttttgcATATTAACATTTCAAGTAAAACAGTCAATTTCAGTTAACTGTACGTGCACTTTTCAAAAGCTACATTTTACTTCCTCATTGCTTTGTGTAAATATTACCATACCCACTAGTGAATGGCtaattatactgtatacattagATTGGACAGTGAGAGATACTCAactgtaattattataataatgtgatCATACAAAATAGCATTAAGCCTGCCACTCATTTATGGCTTGTTTACCTGAATTTTACACACACGTGCAGCTGATAAGAGTCTGTTATCTGGGGTCACAATTCATAAGCCATTTCATTATTATGGGTTATAAAGATTCAGTTAAGATATAGTGTAAACAGGCCATTGATGTGGTCAAAGGGATTCACTTGATTGTGataagtttttgttttgtgctgCCTATAACTTAATAACAACCAGAAAACCAGAGATCCAAGAGTGACCAGCTGATAAGTGAGCTGCAGGTTCTGACCTCTTCATCATCTGTCAGGATTTTCTCTCTTTGCACCAGACAGAGACTAGAGAGGTGACACCTATGAAGCTTTAAAGCTCTTTAATGAGAGTAATCTCTGGTTTTAGTCTAGCTGGGTCAATTGGAGCACAGAAGTTAGGTCAGCAATCCCAGAGGAGCCTTTGCTGTGTGCCAAAGAGAATGCAGCTGTGATATTTATGTGATCATTGTTTCAAGCTTTTGATCAAGACTGTCCAACTTCAGGATTTTGTGATCTCTGAACTCTGAAACTGCAAACAATTCAGCTATACATGCATTTCTTCTTAGATACAGGGGTACACAGGGGCTCAGTTTAATCACAGATAGGGATAATGGGGACgacattacagtaaaaacaaattaCCAAATTATATTGTTCATGATTTAGAGTAAAGGTGATCACATTGCTATTTTATTTGATCACCGTATCTAGATAAAAAAACCTGCATAGATTGATTAGTTTAATAATAAGTATTAGTATTAGAATGACTTGAACAAGGCTGGTTGAAGCATTTTaatttaaccccccccccccaatagtTTGAACACAAGTTTCTCATTTCAATGTATCTTCATCATGATATAGTTTTAGCAAAACAGTACAGAAGACCTACCTTCTTCActtttttgtacttttctttcttccttttcttcttctcttcttttgccTTCATTTGTGCCTCTTCATCCATCAGTGGCTCATATCTCTCAGGTAGAAAGGCAAAATGTACTTCTCTGtggtttttctcattttgtctgtCATCCTCTGCCACTTGCTGGCTGTCAATATGATCCAGGCTCCCTGCATGATCCACGCAGTCCACATGTCGTTGATACTTTGCTCCTCGTATACTCAGTGACTCAACTGTCGCTGCTGCATTTATGTCAAACAACCTCGATGAGAGAGATTTGGGCTTCATTGTTGTCCTCTTGTTGCAGCTCTCAGagatgaaattttaaaaagtactgCTTCCCTTAGGAGGTCAGGTATGTTGTCAACAGTTATTATTGTGCATGAGTGGAAGTGCATTCCAGTGGACCGCCTTGTGTGGAGGATTTGGCATAGAGCCCTTAAAGGTGCAAATCCTCCTTCCTCACAAGGCTGACCTTAATAGGTCTTAAAGTTTCAAGTTGAATGTTGTAAGACAGACCTTAATCAAAGTGACTTTTATCCAGGGAATAATAAGTATAGCTGAGAAAAACATGATTATGTGATTACCATGTCCGGTGGTattgtggaaagaaaaaaaccctaaaataaaacattattgaaGAGATCAGGTTGGTGATTGTCTATATTTTTCTAATAGTCAACAAATCCCAGCATTAGTGTATAAATGTGCATTTAACTACAGCTCAAAAAAGGCAGTCTTTACTCCTGTTTAAGACTTTACGTGATGATTGTTGATGGTGAAACCCTGGATTTGTGTGACCAGTTCATTTGGATTTATATTTGACTGTAAGTAGAAACAAGCGTGCTAGGGACTGATAGCTTCAGACAGATGGATTTTTCCTTGAAACAACCACCAAGAAAGTATGAGTATGATTTACATGATATGATTATATGTTTTGATCAGCTGGAGTTTTGAAATCTAAATTATTTTAGAGGACAGACTTGTCACCACGATATTAATGATGCTTCTAAAAACAACACCCAAAGCTTCATTTGCCTCTTAACTCGTTTGACTTTATAAACAAAATCAGCATCAGCTTAAAATGACATTGATTCAAACAATGTGCTAGTTTTCAAAGCATCTAACAAGTATTTTGGCAATATGTAGAAAAACTGGTGCTTACACAGTACGGTGTCATAGTACAAAATATTTATGACACTCCTCAACTTTGAACAGCTGTTCTTGGCTCTGAACAAAAAGAGCAGTTGAACTTAATGACTAGAGATCAACAATTTCCCTACAAATGGGAATCACTGGACAGCTCTAGCTTGCCCTGCTGTGGCCCATCCTGCTCTCATGGACAGTCCTAGCTAGTGGTCTCATCACCtcatttaatattaaattacaaGTAGTAATACTACTGATCCTCGTCTTGATTTCTTTGGTTTTTGTTGCCGCGGTCTGGATCTTTGAGACGGAGGATTTGGATGATTTTACTCACAGGAAGGGAACTGAAAAAagagtaaagaaaacaaacatgaaaatgtgtaCCTTTGAGTCTGAATGAACAAGCAGCCTTTCCCAGGAACACcaactactttactgaaatgaaacagTCTCATGCTCTCATCATAACTAATTTACtaagtaaatatacagtaactAATTCAATAAATCACATGTGGATGGTCTAAAGGCCTTGATACACAAATTATAAACCAATGTTGTAGCAGTGGTTACCTCATACTCTGTGGGGTGAGGAAAATAAACTGTCTGTGGCGCTGGCTGGCAGCCACCTTCAGCATCATGTCCATTGATATCCTCCTGTTCACCATATCCTAATTGAAGAAAACAAACTTGAAATGTAATGCCATTTTTTTAAGAATAAGACTTTCTCACAACCTTATCCCTCTTTAATACCGGTTTTATGTCGGGTTTACAATTTAGGGATTTAGCATAAGTTCATAGCCAGACAAACATAGACTCTTATTACCATGTAAACATCAAACTCGTCAAGGCAGCGAAAAGGCGTCTCTGTGATGGCCCAAAGAGATAGAACAAAGCAAACAGTGGAGAAGGAGCGCTCGCCTCCTGACAGGGAGCGCATGTCACTCAAGTCAGCCTTGTTTCCTTGACCTGGCTGCACCTACAGAGGAGACAGTtgcagtcatgtttttttttaagttagagtaattaataaaaaacattaactgtGTTCTCATGTAGATTTTCATTCCACACGTGTCACACAATGCACCATAAAAACCAACACTTCAAAGTACATTTTTAGATGGAATACAAGTTATCTTCTTACTGAGATGGAGAGTGTTTCATTCTTGTGATCAAAGGTCATACTTCCAGTGTATCCTCTCTGAGCCAGCATGCTATCAAAGTAGTATTTACAGCGGGCCGAAAGGAACCTGATGGACAAAGATGGAAGGCACAAAGAATGCATAATTAATTAACATAATTAATTAACTAGTACAGAATAACTACTACATGTCCTTCACTAGCATAGAGCAAATATAATACAGCTGGTACACAATGAAAAGAGCATCATGTCACATTGGCAACTTAGGGGTAATTTtccaaaacacatttcatcaaTTATAATCAATTTGTGTCACAGGTTGCATTATCACTGCTTAATGGCAAAAGCGATCTGTCTTTTCAAACTTGCCTCCTGAATTCAGAGTAAACCTGGACTCTATGAGTCATGACACTGTCCAGGCTTTTGATGAAGCTGTTGAGGTTCTTCATTTGCTGTGCCATGTTGTTGTAGCTCTCCAGCGCCTCACGGTACTGCCTAGATGTGAAGATGAACAAGCAGGAAAATGGTAATGTTAAAGAGGATGTGGTATTTTATGGTACTGTGGTTTGCCAGGTTTAATTGTTTAGTAACAGATGGAGcaatatttcataaaaaaacTTAAACACATGTATTTTAAAACACTACAACAGCAGTTATGTCACATGTAACATACCTCACAACTTCTTCACGGTCACCTTGTTGTTCTTGCTGAGTCGTGATCTTAACCTTGAGTCGGTTGATCTCACTGTCCAGGCTCCTGGCTGTCCGACGTACTTCCAGGCGCTCTGGGCAGATCTCTTGGGCCTTGGATATAGATGTCTGAAAGGCAGAGTGAAACAAATAATCAATGTGTAAGATACAAAGCAGGTGAATAGTACAATAGTACCTCCACTGAAATAAAGTGACGTGAATCAGAGAGCTGATACAACACAAGCAAAGATCTAGTCAGGAGAGAACTTGAATGAGTGCCATAAAGCTAAATTGGAGTCTGATAACAGGCAGAGGCAACGCATAGAAGTTGATTTATTAAACACACCTGCAGTTCCTGTTCCTTGCTTTTAAGGGTGCCTTCCATGTTCTGGATGTTTCGGAGATGGGTACTGCGCTTCTCGTCGTAGTGTTTCTTGTGATGCTTGCACTTCATCACCTCCTGATCAGTCTTACTCAGCTCATCCTTTAAtaggacagagaaaaacaggCACACAACATTTAATACACTCTTAGTTTAATAAacgtaataataatagttaggGGACGTTGGCTGCTGTGAGAGACTGAGACGATACCCAAATAACAATTAAGAACTTCTTCAGCTGAAAAGATTTGTACCTCTGGATTAAGGTCTTCAAGTAACAATGCAATGTTAATCTTATGTTAATGCAAACTTAAAGAAAGCatcctgttgctgctttacaGCCAATTCAGCAATTATGTCTGTCTCAaggtttttctctttcatttctggAAGGCAGAAAAGGCAATTTCATAAGTCTGACATGTTGGGATTTGACGATTCTACATACAGACTGACTTTACATATAGTGAAAGCAAAGGGTGTTAATCAAAAACTCTCTTATTCTAATGACTGAAAATCTTGAGTCTGTCTGCTATAACCTTGATTGAATCGGCCTCTTCAGCGATGGTGTTGATCTTCTCTTTGTGCTGATTGTActccctctctgccttctcATAGGAGGCCTTGAGGTCGGCCATCTGAGTTCGTGCCTCCTCGTGCTCTGCACGCTTTGAAGAGATTTTACTCACAATCTCCTGGAGATCCTCCTCCTGTGGTAGAGCAGTGACAGCAGCATATATCAAATAGCATCTGTCAGTAGGTGGTAAATTCTCTGGAGCTCCAACATTTTTTCGAAGTGGAATAATAAGTTCAGTTGATATGTTTATCTCTTGAGCTTAGTACAGGTGCAGTGAATCAGGCCAGAGTATTTCACTATAATGTTGGGGGTTCTGTACTAACCAGGGGCTTGAGATCCTCTGACTGAGGCTCCTCTACATTCTGCAGGTCTGTCAGCTCCAGTTGTAGCTTTGTGGCTTTATCCTAGAAGACATGCACAAACCTCACATTCAAAGTCATATCAGAGCAGAAATGGCACTACACctaacagttattttcattaatgaTCAGCGTACCAactattttcttgattaatcattcagggtgtaaaatgtaaacaaattatGAAACTGCTTATCACAATTTCTCTGAGCTGATAACGTCTTTTTATTGTCATAGGAGAGCaagaaaaccagaaaatatttacataaactgttcaaatgattattattcataataataataattaattttatCTTAAGGTTTCCAGTATTTAGTAAATGATGTATATGAGGTAAAAACATTACTTTGGTAGTCTTCTGCTCTATGTAGGCTCTTCTCTGCAGCCCTTCGTTCTGTTTGATGTCATCATCCAACTTCTTCATTTGTTGCTGGAAGCGATTTGCCTGACCTTTCTGGTTCTCTATCTCCCTCTGCAAGTGCCTGAAAGTAGAAGATGAGAgagacataaaaaacaaaaaaacaatcgCACAGCTTTATTCAACCATTCCCTGTTGTGATATGT
This genomic interval from Scomber japonicus isolate fScoJap1 chromosome 17, fScoJap1.pri, whole genome shotgun sequence contains the following:
- the tmem18 gene encoding transmembrane protein 18 translates to MTDQKAENISSIPIDGYSNLRITSIWTFLMSVQWSEPWIIGLLVFHVVCLSLTVVTCRYYRAQICHFLLMVGLVYTAEYVNELAAMNWRSFSNFQYFDSKGMFISLVYSIPLLLNTVIIVMVWVYRTFSTMTELKTLQLKRKARRMNREKTD
- the si:dkey-126g1.9 gene encoding required for drug-induced death protein 1, coding for MKPKSLSSRLFDINAAATVESLSIRGAKYQRHVDCVDHAGSLDHIDSQQVAEDDRQNEKNHREVHFAFLPERYEPLMDEEAQMKAKEEKKKRKKEKYKKVKKNVGKALRSTWKCLMLGLYNFALGYSTPITVAATFVPDFHPGRNRT